The following DNA comes from Actinomycetota bacterium.
GGTCGGCCCGCGCCCATGCGATCCGGGACCTGCTGGCCCGTAACAAGGTCCCCTTCGGCTTCCTGCCGGCTGACTCCGAGGAAGGTCGCGCGCTGCTGGAGCGGGCCGGCGCAACCGCCCAGCAGCTCCCGGTGGTGGTCACCTTCGACGGCCTGGTCCTGCCCGATCCCTCCGTCGCCGAGGTCGCCGAGGCGCTGTCGGCCCCGACCCGACCGGCCGCGGCAGCCTATGACGTCACCGTGGTCGGTGCGGGCCCGGCCGGGCTGGCCGCGGCCATGTACGGTGCGTCGGAGGGGCTGGGCACGCTCGTGCTCGAGCCGGAGGCGACCGGCGGGCAGGCCGGGACCAGCTCCATGATCCGCAACTACCTGGGGTTCCCCCGCGGCATCAGCGGCACCGAACTCGCCTACCGGGCCTTCCATCAGGCCCTCGGGTTCGGCGCCGACATCGTCTACGGCCAGCGGGCGGTCGGCCTCCACGTCGCCGGGCCGGACCGGGTGGTGACCCTGGGCGACGGGACCGAGGTGACCAGCCGGGCGGTGATCCTGGCCACCGGGGTGAGCTGGCGGCGGCTGGGCGTGCCCAGCCTGGAGGCGCTGGTCGGGGCGGGGGTGTTCTACGGCGCCGCCACCTCTGAGGCCGTGGCCATGAAGGACGAGCGGGTGTTCGTGGTGGGTGGGGGCAACTCCGCCGGCCAGGCGGCGGTGCACCTGGCCAGCTACGCCGCCCAGGTCACCATGCTGGTCCGCGGGCCCTCGCTGGCCGAGACCATGTCCGACTACCTGGTCCGCGAGCTGGAGGCGACGGCCAATGTCACCGTCCGCTACAACACCGAGGCCGTCGACGGCCACGGCGATGGCCGGCTCTCCGGCCTGACCCTCGAGGACCGCACCTCGCGGGCGACCGAGACCGTGCCGGCGACGGCGCTGTTCATCCTCATCGGGGCCGAGCCCCACACCGGCTGGCTCCCCGACACCCTCCGGCGGGACCGGTGGGGGTTCGTGATCACCGGCACCGACCTGCTCCAGGACGGCCAGCCGCCGGCCGGCTGGCCACTGGACCGGCCCCCGATGCCGCTGGAGACGAGCCTGCCCGGCGTGTTCGCGGCCGGCGACGTCCGCCACGGGTCGACCAAGCGGGTCCCCGGCGCGGTCGGGGACGGGTCGGTCGCCATCCGCCTGGTCCACGAGCATCTCACCTATCGATAGGGACGCCTCCCCTCAGGCGGCCACCTGGCCTGCCGCCGGGTCGCCTCGATGGCGAGTTGCAGCAAGATCTGAAGCCTCATACAGCTGGACCTGCAGGTCCGCCCCCGATACCACGGCCAGGTCCCGGGGCGGTCGCATCAGGGGAACCTGGCCTACCAAGCCAGTAAGCGCCCCCGAATTCTGTTCGCGGCGGTAGGGCACGATGCCGATACCATGGCCGAGCAGCTTGACCCGAAGACCACCGCCGTGACGGCCTGTGGGACACTGCCAACAACAGGAACTATGCTGGCCAAGTCGCTGATGAGGAGCTCGGGTGGACAAGGTGCGGGCGCGAGCCCTGCTGGATCAGGAGCGTGGCCGACTCGAGCAGCTGGGTCGAGCGGTGGCTCGCGACCACGACGACGCGGTTGCCTCGTCCAGGCCTGAGGACCAGGTGGACGGCGCCGAACGCCGGGTCACCGAGGAGACCAGCCAGGCCCTGAGTGAGCGGCTGCGCGACCGGTGGGCCGCCCTGGAGCGAGCGGAGGCCCGCCTGACGGCGGGCACCTATGGTTTCTCGATCCTGAGCGGTCGACCCATTCCCGACGAACGGCTGGAGGCGTTCCCGCTGGCGGAGCTGACCGTCGAGGAGGCAGCCGAGCGGGACCAGGACCTGGGCGGGAGGCGTGAACCGGAGTCCAGGATGGGCCCGTCGAGCGATCCCTTCCGGGTGTTCGATGACCCGGCCGCCCAAGACGATGGGCTGGTCGAGGACGACGGGAGCGATGACGAGCCGGTTCCTGGGGCCAACCTCGGCGTCCGAACCACCCCCGAGCCCTGACTTCGTCAAGGATCGGCTCCGCCTTTGTGACCTCGCGGCCACCCAGCGACGTTGCGACGGCCCCGGCTCTCTCGGGTGATGTCGCCTCAGGCCGGTGCGAGGGTTGTCTGCCGGTCGACCTGGAGCTCATGGACGTGCAACCGGTTGACCTCGAGCTGCTCGACCTTGAGGTGTCGGACAACCGCTCGCCCGACCGCAAGCCGGCCAATGGCCAGGGCGCCGAAGGTACCGGGCACGTCGTTCCTGTTACCTCCAGGGCTACCATGTGCATGCCACGTGTGGGTATCAGGAACGGGGCAGAGCATGACAGAGCGGGTTCCCGAGAACCTGACCGAAGCTGAAGTGGTTGACCAGCCGGAAGTCGGCGGCTCGGAAAACGAGGGCGACGGCGCGAGCGAGGTCGACCGCTGGGAGGACGAGGGCGGGCACGACCGCGCCGGCTGAGCCTTCCGGCTTGTAGCGGCACGCCGACAACCCCCTGACCCCTCAGGGCCTGATCGGCCTGACCGTACTGGGCCACGCTGATCCGGGCTGCTCAGCCGAGGCGCCGACCTGGGTGTTGTCGCTACAGTCCAGCCATGAGAGCAGCAGTCCGCACCAGCTACGGTCCGCCGGACGTGGTTCGGATCTCAGCAGTGGAAAAGCCGGCCGCCAAGGACAACCAGGTCCTGGTCAAGGTTCACGCCACGACGGTGAATCGGACCGACTGCGGTTTCCGGGCAGGCACGCCCTTCTTCGTGAGACTCTTCACCGGGCTCATCAGGCCGAAGGTGACGATCCTCGGCAATGAGTTCGCCGGGGAAGTAGAGACGGTGGGCAGCGGCGTCACGTCCTTCCAGGTCGGTGACCGGGTGTTCGGATACAGCGGACTGCAACACGGAAGCCGGTTCGGTGCCCACGCTGAATACCTGGCGATTGCCGAAGACGGTTCGCTCGCCACCATGCCGGCGAACCTGACCTACGAGGAGGCCGCTGCCAGTACCGAGGGTTCGCACTATGCCCTCTCGCTGATCAGGAAGTCCAAGATCCGAAGCGGCCAAGACGTCCTGGTCAACGGGGCGACCGGAGCCATCGGCTCGGCGGCGGTCCAGCTGCTGAAGAGCATGGGCGCCAAGGTGACCGCGGTCTGCGACACCAAGAACGTGGAGCTGGTCAAGGGCTTGGGCGCTGACCGGGTGATCGACCATACGGCCGAGGACTTCACCAAGGACACCCAGACCTATGACGTGGTCCTGGATGCGGTGGGCAAGAGCTCGTTCGGCCGCTGCCGGCGGCTGTTGAAA
Coding sequences within:
- a CDS encoding FAD-dependent oxidoreductase, with product AKTVIERELRKRYGADYQVLCAGSGAAGLQALEQIGARGEQVALVLADLRLPDMSGTELMARVHGLDPAAKRALLTGWGDRQVGDQLVRAAVLGQVDDWGLKPWQPGDEGFHQLVVGLLYEWAQLYRPGFQAVQVVGEQWSARAHAIRDLLARNKVPFGFLPADSEEGRALLERAGATAQQLPVVVTFDGLVLPDPSVAEVAEALSAPTRPAAAAYDVTVVGAGPAGLAAAMYGASEGLGTLVLEPEATGGQAGTSSMIRNYLGFPRGISGTELAYRAFHQALGFGADIVYGQRAVGLHVAGPDRVVTLGDGTEVTSRAVILATGVSWRRLGVPSLEALVGAGVFYGAATSEAVAMKDERVFVVGGGNSAGQAAVHLASYAAQVTMLVRGPSLAETMSDYLVRELEATANVTVRYNTEAVDGHGDGRLSGLTLEDRTSRATETVPATALFILIGAEPHTGWLPDTLRRDRWGFVITGTDLLQDGQPPAGWPLDRPPMPLETSLPGVFAAGDVRHGSTKRVPGAVGDGSVAIRLVHEHLTYR